The DNA sequence TCCATGCCAGCCATAGCAAATAAAGGCTGCCGGCTATTTTCAAAAACAGATGCAGGGAGGGATAAAGCAGGATCAAACCTCCGACACCAAAAGCCACCATAAGCAGCATGGTCTGCATACCCAGCATGATGCCAAAGAGCAACCAGAGTGAACGCAGAAAGCCAAAATTTGCACCTGCAGCGGTCAGTAACATATTGTTCGGACCGGGTGTAATCGCAGCCACCCACAAAAAACCCAGCATCGAAAAAAACAGACTCAGCTCCATTTGAGTGAAGACTCCTGATTCACAAAAGAGAAACAGTCACAGAGGCTAACAAGGCGTAACAAATCCTACAATAGCTGCTGCAGTAAATTTTCCGCCTCAGAAAAAACCATTCGGCTGAACGACCCTCAGCCTGTGAATCGACAATCAACGCCAGCTTGTGATCAGCAGCGTTTTGGCCCACTCGAAATTCAAAAGCAGTTACTATAGGCTGAATAGCAGTTTCCACCGATGCAACTGAAGTCAGCAAGCAGATTGGTGACACGGTTACCCACTGATTCTCTATGAAATACGAGGCTGACCCTGTGTCAGAGTACTAAATAATGATCATTCCCTGGACAGCACTAGACAGAGAAACACTGAATAATGTGATTGATAGTTTTGTGTTACGTGAAGGCACTGACTATGGTGAACAGGAGCTGTCTCTGGCAGAAAAAAGCGCTGAGATACTGCAACAGCTCCAACAGGGCGATGTCGTTTTAGTCTGGTCAGAACTGCATGAGACGATTAATATCGTGCCCCACAGTCAATTTCGTGGCTGAGCAGAAAGAGGGTTGATGACTTAATGGCGGTCATCCCCGCTTTACCGTTGAATCATTTTCATTGCTAACAGAGTAATTGAGTATGTCAGTGAAACATCCCGTTATCGCGGTTACCGGTTCAAGTGGGGCGGGTACATCCACAACCAGCCTGGCGTTCAGTAAGCTTTTCCAGCGTCTCAATGTTCAGGCTGCAGAGATTGAAGGTGACAGCTTTCACCGTTATACCCGTCCGGAAATGCATATGGCTATCTGTAGTGGCACACTGAATTTGGCCACCTGAGCAGAGGTGATATGCTCACCTCAACATCTTATAGGTGAACCAATGAGCAAAGCATTTACTGCTGAATTTAAAGTCGAAGCGGCAAAACTGGTCCTGGATCAGAACTACACTCACGGCGAGGCGGCTAAGGCGATGAACGTCAGCCTCTCCGCCATCAACCGCCGGGTAAAATCGTTACGTATCGAGCGCCAGGGAAAACGCCCCCGGGGCTGCCTCTGACGCCTGAGCAGACTGAACTCAGGGAAATGAGAAAACGGATACAACGCCTTGATATGGAGAATGAAATCCTAAAAAGGCTACCGCGCTCTTGATGTCGGACTCCCTGAACAGTTCACGATAATAGACAGTCTGAGGGCGCACTACCCGGTAGCGCCATTGTGCCGGCTGTTCGGTGTTCACCGAAGCAGTTATCGCTACATTCGTAAAAATGGCAGGGATTCTGACGCCGAGCGTGCCGTTAAACGGAGTCTCGTCAGTGAAGTCTGGAACGCCAGTGGTGGCTCTGCTGGCGCGAGAAGTATCGCCACGATGGTCAGCGCTAAGGGCGTCAGACTCGGGCGATGGCTGGCCGGTAAGCTGATGAAAGAGCTGGATATCGCCAGTTGCCAGGTCCCGGCGCATAAATACAAACGCGGCGGGAACGAACACATTGAAATACCGAACCATCTCGACCGGCAGTTCGCGGTTACCGCGCCGGATCAGGTCTGGTGCGGCGATGTGACGTATATCTGGACGGGAAAATGCTGGGCTTATCTGGCAGCAGTGCTGGATCTGTTCGCCCGCAAACCTGTGGGCTGGGCGATATCGACGTCGCCGGACTCGGCCCTCACGGTCAAAGCATTGCAGATGGCCTGGGAGCTTCGGGGTAAGCCAACAGGCGTGATGTTCCACAGCGATCAGGGCAGCCACTATACCAGCCGTCAGTACCGGCAGGCTCTGTGGCGCTGTCGGATAAAGCAGAGCATGAGTCGCCGGAGTAACTGCTGGGATAATGCCCCGATGGAGCGGTTCTTCCGGAGCCTGAAGACCGAATGGGTGCCGACGAAGGGCTATAACAGCTTCAACGAGGCTCAGAGCGCGATAATCAGCTACATCACGGGCTATTACAGTGCCATCCGGCCCCACTGATATAACGGTGGCTTAACGCCAAATGAATCAGAGCGGCTGTTCCACGAACAGTCAGGTCGTGTGGCCAAAATTAGTTGACCACTACATGACTGTGCGTGACAACCACTGTTTTGTTTAACATGAGCGCCACCGAGCAATACTTTTCTGCGGAGAGAGCAACCGCCCTAGCCACTACACTCTCGCTGAGCGCTTTACCTGTAACAACAAAATGCAGATTAATTTCCGTGAAAACCCGGGGAACCTCATCACGACGCGTGCCTGAGAGCCGAACATCACAATCAGTGACATGATGCCTGCCTTTCTGCAAAATAGAGACCACATCAATCGCGCTACACCCGCCTGCGGCCATCAGTAACATTTCCATAGGACTGGGGGCTTTTTCGCCTGAGTTGCCATCCATAGTGATCTGGTGACCGGATGCCGACTCTCCCAGAAATGTTAATCCCTCTACCCACTTGACTCTCGCCTGCATGTTATATCCTCGCGAAAAATGTTACGGGAAACGTACGCGCGGAAAGAATACAACACAACAGATGACAGACAATAGGAGACACTGCCCGCAAGCTATGTTACAAACATCTTTGTAGGACATTCGTCAGTACACAGTAAACGCGACGATACAGGATGATATAATGAGTCAGTCCCAGGGCTGGAGAAATTTCCTGATGGAAAATGTATGACTATTTTCGACGCTGACAGAGTCACTGAACTCTGTGTTTGGCTCGATGACAACAGAGGATAATCGCGAATGGTGCTTGGCAAACCGCAAACAGACCCTACTCTTGAATGGTTCTTGTCACATTGTCATATTCATAAGTATCCCTCCAAGAGTACCCTGATTCATCAGGGAGAAAAGGCAGAGACACTCTACTATATCGTCAAAGGTTCAGTGGCAGTGTTGATTAAGGATGAAGAAGGTAAAGAGATGATCCTCTCTTATCTCAACCAGGGTGATTTCATTGGTGAACTTGGTTTGTTTGAGGAAGGCCAGGAACGCAGCGCATGGGTAAGGGCCAAATCTGCTTGTGAAGTTGCTGAGATCTCTTATAAAAAATTTCGCCAGCTGATCCAGGTCAACCCGGATATTTTAATGCGACTCTCGGCACAGATGGCGCGTCGTCTGCAAGTTACTTCTGAAAAAGTCGGTAATCTCGCCTTTCTTGATGTCACCGGACGCATTGCTCAGACATTACTGAATCTGGCGAAACAGCCTGATGCCATGACCCATCCTGATGGCATGCAAATCAAGATTACCCGTCAGGAAATAGGTCAGATAGTAGGATGTTCACGCGAAACTGTGGGACGTATTCTGAAAATGCTCGAAGATCAAAATTTGATTTCAGCGCATGGTAAAACTATTGTGGTTTACGGCACACGCTAAATCCTGCTTCCACTCTGGCACACAACCGGGTGTGCCGGTTTACAGCAGGGTGTTTTCTGGTAGAGAATAATGTGGCGCAGAGTCATTTATCATCCCGAAGTGAATTATGCACTGCGCCAGACTCTGGTGCTATGCTTGCCGGTTGCTCTGGGATGGTTGCTCGGAGATCTGCAAAAAGGGCTACTGTTTTCGCTGATACCCGCCTGCTGTAACATCGCTGGTCTCGACACCCCCCATAAACGTTTTTTCTAACGACTCATTATTGGCGGTCTGCTTTTTGCTGGCAGCAGTTTTCTCATCCAGTATGCAGGTGAACACGCTATTCCTTTGCCAGTTATCCTGATGGTCATGACTCTTTTACTGGGGATCACCGGCGAACTCAGTCCACTACATGGGCGACTGCTACCTGGCGCACTGATCGCCGCTATCTTCACTCTCAGCCTGACGGGAAAAGTACCCATCTGGCAACCACCCGCACTCTATATTCTGGTAACGGTCTTGTATGGTCTGTTCAAGGCGTTTTGGTTTTGGTTGTGGAAAGAACAACCGATGAGGGAGAGCCTGAGCCTGCTTTACCGCGAACTGGCCTGCTACTGTGAAGAAAAATATACGTTGTTAACCCGCTTAACTGACCCTGATAAAGCGCTACCGCCTCTGCTGGCGAGACAACAAAAAGTGGTAGATTTGATCAGCGCCTGCTACCAGCAGATGTATATGCTGGCGGCAAGCCGTGAAAATCATCACAAACGTCTGACCCGGTCATTCCAGGTTGCCCTGGATTTGCAGGAACATATTTCAGTCAGTCTGCATCAGCCCGAAGAGGTGCAGAAATAGGTGGAACAGAGCCATGCAGAAGCAGTCATTCGCTGGAATGCCAGGCAAATTGCTGCGCAGTTGCGCAAACTTGGTGATGACATTCTCTACCATCAGTTACCACAGCGATTCACTATGGAATCCCCTTTACAGGCACTGGAAAAAATCGCCCGCCAGCATAGCGACAATCCGGTAGGGCAATTCTGCTATTATCATTTCAGCCGCATAGCACGGGTATTACGGACACAGCGCCCGCTTTATCAGCGGGACCTGATGGCTGACCAACAGAGACGCTTACCACTGTTACCGGCAATACGTAACTATCTCTCCCTGAAATCGACCGCACTACGCACTGCGGGTCGCTTTGCAGTGATGCTGGCATTTGCCAGTTCACTGGCGCTTTTTTTTAATTTGCCAAACCTTACTGGATACTCATGACAGTAATGTTTGTCAGCCAGAATAGTTACAGCGCAACGCGTGTTCGGATTCAGCACCGTGCATTAGGTACGGTTGCTGGCTTAATTATTGCCGCCTTTGCACTACGTTTTCAAGCCCCTGAAACCATCACCCTGCCGCTGATGCTGCTTATCACCTTTATCAGTTACCTGTTTATCCGCAAGTTTTATGGCTGGGCAATGATTGGGTTCACCGTTACCGCCGTCTACTCGTTACAACTCCTGTCGTTAAACGGGGCAGAATTTCTGTTACCTCGCCTACTTGATACGCTACTGGGATGCCTGATAGCCTTTGCTGGTATGATCTGGTTATGGCCTCAATGGCAGAGTGGCTTATTACGACAAAATGCACACGATGCGCTGGAAACCGGGCAACAGGCAGTCCGGCAACTGCTTGGAAATGAGCAGGATAGTGTAAAACTTGCCTGTCAGCGCATTCTCGTCAATCAGGCGCACAACGCCCTGTTCAATTCACTGAATCAGGCGATGGCAGAACCCGGATTTGATGATCGCTATCTGGCGGATATGAAATTGTGGGTAACACACAGTCAGTTTATTGTTGAACACATTAATGCTATGACGATTTTAGCCCGCGAACATACTATGCTTACTGCCGATTTGGCTGCACGCTACCTGGAGGCTTGTGAAGTCGCTTTTCAACGCTGTCAGCAGCGGCTGGAGTATGATGGGCCTGGTTCCGGGATCGATATCATGTCATCGCAGCAAGCCTCCCGACAAGGCCCGGTCACCATCCTTGAAAGACATCTGCAACGCATTCTTGACCATCTGAACGTCATGCACACCATTTCTTCACTGGCCTGGCATGCCAGGCCTCATCATGGTCGCTGGCTAATCCGCCAGCTGAAAAAAAACAACAGTACTTGGATTAAAAAAACGCTTAAAACAGGCGTTTCAAGGCTTTTTCCAGACGCATCATGCCTTCTTCAATGTCCTGAGGTTCGATCAGTAAAGATGGCGCAAAACGTAACACATCGGTTCCCGCATTCAGAATCATCAGCCCTTCTTCTGCTGCAGCATTAAGAATATCCCGGGCCTTACCCGTATGCTGAGGCTTAAGCGCAGCACCAATCAGTAATCCCTGCCCTCTTATTTCACTGAACAGATCCAATTCATCACTCAATCTATTCAGCTGGCTGACAAAGTGGGTACGGCGGATATTAACCCCATCTAACACCTCTGGCGTGTTGATGATATCCAGTGCGGCTTCAGCAACAGCACAGGCTAAAGGATTGCCACCATAAGTGGTACCGTGCACCCCTGGCGCCATGACTGCGGCAATCGCCTCGGTAGTTAGCATAGCACTGACCGGGAATCCGCCACCCAGTGCTTTTGCTGTCGTCAGAATATCAGGCACAACATGATAATGCTCAAAGGCAAAGAGTTTGCCACTGCGTCCCATACCACTCTGCACTTCATCAAACACCAACAATGCCTGATTCTCATCGCATAAAGTACGTAATCCTTGCAAGAACTCGGGAGTGGCTGGCATCACACCACCTTCCCCCTGGATCGGTTCTACCACCACCGCACAAGTGTGATCATCAATCACAGCTTTGACAGCAGCCAGATCATTGAATGGAACATGGATGATATCTGCCGGCTTAGGACCAAAACCATCGGAGTATTTAGGCTGTCCGCCCACCGACACAGTGAACAAGGTACGTCCATGAAACCCATTATGGAACGCGATAATTTTACTCTTATATGGGGTAAATCGACTGGCTGCATAATATCGTGCGAGTTTAAAGGCAGCTTCATTCGCCTCGGCACCAGAGTTGGCGAAAAAAACACGATCAGCGAACGTGGCATCGACCAGCTTCCTGGCCAGACGCAAGGCTGGCTCATTGGTAAATACGTTACTGATATGCCAGAGCGTTTCACCCTGTTTTTTTAATGCTTCGACCAGTGCAGAATGACAGTGACCCAGCGCCGTCACCGCGATACCGCCAGAGAAATCAATGTATTCTTTTCCCTGTTGATCCCAGACCCGGCTGCCTTTCCCCCTGACCGGAACAAATTGAGCAGGTGCATAAACCGGCAGGATAACCTCATCAAACGTTGCCCGCGTCACCGCCCCTTTTTCCGTTGTCATACTGTTTACCCTCACGATAATTTAGGCGATTGCCCCAATTGTTATGCCATAGTCACAACATCACAGATACTGCACTACAATGAAAACATAGTCATTTAATATGCATAAAAAATCACATCAATGCAACTAACAAACCGGCAGGATAAAATTCTTTAATAGCTGGTGCCCCTGCTCACTCAGGATACTTTCCGGATGAAACTGTACCCCCTGCAGTGCAAGATGACGATGACGTACGGCCATGATTTCATGATCAACACCTTGCGGCTCACTCCATGCTGTGACCGTAAGGCTATCAGGCAGTGTGTGTGCGTCAACAATCAATGAGTGATAACGGGTCACCGTCAGAGGATCGGGTAATCCGGCAAAAACACCCTCACCATTGTGTCTGATAGCTGTCGTTTTCCCATGCATCACTTGCCGGGCACGAATCACCTTTCCCCCCATGGCCTGAACAATAGCCTGATGACCCAGGCAGACTCCGAGAATCGGTAATTTTCCGGCAAAATGGCGGATAGCCGATAACGATATTCCTGCATCATCGGGAGTACCCGGTCCCGGCGAAATGACTAAATGAGAGGGCTGTAATGCAGCTATTTGATTAAGTGTGATCACATCATTACGCACAACCTGAACCTCAACACCCAGTTCGCAGAAGTATTGATAGAGATTCCAGGTAAATGAGTCGTAATTATCAATCAGCAGTAACATGACCACTCCAGCCTATAACGAATTAAGGTCAAAAACACGGATAAGCCTTCTGAATAATACTCACGCAGTATAATGGCAGGCTAAGGTGTGAATCAGAGAGAAATGATCTCATAAAGCGAAGTTTGAGTAAAACCAACGAGAGGGATGAAAAGCGCCTGCATCAGGCACTTTTTCAAAAAAAGTCTGCAGCTGTTAAGGAAGCACTTTGGCTGAAAGGATAACCACCGGCTCGACAGGAACGTTTTGATAGGGTCCCACATTATGGGTTTTCACTTGTGAAATTTTATCGGCAACATCCATCCCTTTCACTACCTTGCCAAATACTGCGTAACCAAAGTCTCGTTGCCCGTGATCGAGAAAAGCATTATCAGTGACATTGATAAAGAACTGGCTGGTTGCACTGTCTTTATCTGCAGTGCGCGCCATAGAGATGGTGCCACGTTTGTTGAGCAAGCCATTATCTGCTTCATTTTTAATTGGCGCATTTGTTGATTTTTGCTGCATCTCAGTGGTGAAACCGCCCCCCTGAACCATAAAACCCGGGATCACTCGGTGAAAAGCAGTGTTGTTATAAAACCCACTATTCACATAATCAACAAAGTTTTTTGTCGATATCGGGGCTTTCTGATCATTTAACTCAAGCTCGATATTCCCAGCAGAAGTTGTCAGTAAAACATGGGTATCACCTTTAGCTGCCAGGGCCTGAGCTGAGAGAGAGGATAAGGCCAGGAGTGTGGCAGCCGTTGCCAACATACGTTTTATCATAACAAATCCCTTACTGAAAATGGTCACCGGAAATATGGTTACCGATTGTAGAGAGCCTTGTTAACTCATGCCAGCGCTTTACTTTTATTTACGTGAAATTTATCTCAGCCTGAATGATTATCCAGGTAAGCAGCATCAATGATGCACGTCTTCCTGTTGTGTGATGTGGGTTTTTATCATGTCACCTGAGAGAGTACCCATAAAAAATGATACAAATCATATGTATAATCATTAGTGGGTATTTAGTAAACAGATTGATTTATATCAATAATCAGGGGTGCTGGTGGGTTATTGTAGCGCTAAAAGATAATGCAATGAGGCATACATGCGCACCCGATTGGTAGTCATTGGCAACGGTATGGTTGGCCATCGTTTGATTGAAACACTCTGCGAAAGCACACCCGGAACATTTTCAATTACCGTATTTTGCGGTGAATCCCGAGTCGCTTATGACCGCGTCCATCTTTCTGCCTATTTTTCACATCATAACGCTGACAAGCTCTCGCTGGTTGAGGATGACTATTATGGGCAACACCTGGTTGAATTGTTACTTAATGAGCAGGTAACACAAATTGATCGTCAAAATAAGCAGGTTATTTCGTCGCAGGTACGTCATCTCTCCTATGACATTCTTGTGCTTGCAACTGGCTCTTATCCCTGGGTTCCTCCGATTACCGGCGCTGAAGGTCAACACTGTTTTGTTTATCGCACTATCGACGATCTCGACGCTATCGAACGCTGTGCCACGGTGTGCCAGCGGGGTGTAGTAGTCGGAGGCGGTCTGTTAGGGCTGGAGGCCGCCGGTGCTTTAAAAATCTGGGAGTAGAAACCCATGTCGTGGAGTTCGCCTCGGTACTGATGGCAGAACAGCTTGATACGCTGGGTGGGGAGCAACTTCATCGCAAGATTGAAGCGATGGGGGTACAGGTTCATACGCAAAAAAATACGCGTGCTATCATCGATTTACCGAATGGTCAAAAGCGGCTTGAATTCGCCGATGGCGCCTGTCTGGATACCGATTTCATTGTGTTCTCCACTGGGATCAGGGCACAGGATACACTGGCAAAACAGTGTGGTTTACTGATCGGCACCCGGGGTGGCATCTGTATCAACGACTATTGCCAGACTGAAGATAAAAGTATTTATGCTATCGGTGAATGTGCCAGCTGGCGGGAGCGTACCTTCGGTCTGGTTGCCCCTGGATATAAGATGGCACAAGTGGTTGCTGATCAGTTAGCTGGCGTTGAGCGTGCTTTCACGGGTGCAGATATGAGCGCCAAACTAAAATTACTCGGGGTGGGTGTCGGAGGGATTGGTGATGTACATGCTCGCACGCCGGGAGCCACCAGCTTTGTTTATCTGGATGAGTAGAAAGGACTCTATAAACGCCTGATTGTCAGTGCTGATCACAAAAAATTACTCGGTGCGGTACTGGTAGGCGATACCAGTGATTACGACACGTTGCTACAAACCATGCTAAACGACGTGGTACTGCCTGAAGATCCTGCGGTATTGTTCCTGCCTGCCAGTGCCGGAAACCAACCCCCCAACAGTGTAGATGCCTTACCCGACAACGCCCAAATCTGCTCCTGTTTCGATATCACCAAAAGCGTCTTACAGCAAGCAATCAAAAATAGTTGCCACACGATAGCAGCGTTAAAACAAGAGACAAAGCCGGAACCGGATGTGGTGGCTGTATTCCACTGATGACACAACTACTGAATAGCGAGCTGACAAAACAAGGTATTGAGGTTAATACCCACCTGTGTGAACACTTTGATTATTCCCGTCAGGCACTTTATCACCTTATCCGGGTTGAAGGGATAACCAGCTTCGCAGAACTACTCAAGCAGCATGGTCAGGGTTACGGCTGTGAAATATGTAAGCCAACGGTGGCCTCACTGCTTGCCTCGTGCTGGAACGGTTACGTACTCGATCCTGAACGCGTGGGCTTACAAGACAGTAATGACCTCTTCCTCGGTAACATCCAAAAAGATGGTACATATTCAGTCATTCCGCGATCAGCAGGCGGAGAAATTACACCAGAGGGCTTGGTTGCCATTGGTGAAGTTGCTCGTCAGTACCAGCTTTATACAAAAATTACCGGGTCGCAACGCATTGGTCTGTTTGGTGCACAAAAAGATGATCTTCCAGCTATCTGGTCACGGCTGATTGAGGCAGGATTTGAAACTGGCCATGCATATGCCAAGGCACTACGTATGGCAAAAACCTGCGTCGGTAGCAGTTGGTGCCGTTTTGGTGTCGGAGACAGTGTCGCGCTGGGGGTGGCACTGGAAAATCGTTATAAGGGTATCCGCACCCCACATAAAATGAAATTTGGCGTTTCCGGATGTACCCGTGAATGTGCAGAGGCTCAGGGTAAAGATGTTGGGGTCATTGCGACAGAAAAAGGCTGGAATCTCTACGTCTGCGGTAATGGAGGGATGAACCCCCGTCATGCAGATCTGCTCGCCAGCGATATAGACAGCACCACACTGACCACTTACCTTGATCGCTTTATGATGTTCTACATACGTACAGCCGATAAACTGCAACGCACCTCGCTATGGCTGGAAAATATGGAGGGGGGCATTCACTACCTTAAGTCGGTGATCATTGATGACTCTCTGGGCATAAATCAGATCATGGAGCAAGAGCTGGCAACGTTACGTGCGCATTTCCGTTGCGAATGGAAAGAAACGGTTGAGGATGCCGGCCAGCATCAGCGTTTTGCCCACTTTATCAATAACATACAACGCGATCCTCTGGTGCAATTCATCAACGAACGCGAACAGCACCGTCCTGCCCGGCCGGAAGAACGCCGCTCGCGTCTCACCATCAAGGAGATACAATGAGTCAGTGGTATCCACTTTGCCCGCTAAACGCAATCTTACCGGAAACCGGAGTCTGTGCGCTGGTAGGTGACCTGCAGGTAGCGATTTTCAGACCAGCCAATAACGATCAACTTTTTGCGTTGTGTAATATCGATCCCTTTGCGCAGGCCAGTGTTCTCTCCCGTGGGTTGATTGCCGAACACCAGCAAACACTGTGGGTAGCCAGCCCGCTAAAGAAACAACATTTTCGTCTTAGCGATGGTTTCTGTCTGGAAGATGAAAGCATGTCAATTGCATCCTACCCGGTCAGGGTCAGCCAGGGCATTATCGAAGTATTTGCCTGATGCGTTCTTCTCTTGTTTATGGAAGCCTTACGATGGATTACTTCCCTCTATTCTGTCAGCTGAAACAGCGCCGCTGCCTGCTGGTGGGTGCAGGCGAAATTGCAGAACGTAAAGCCAGTTTGTTAATACAATCAGGTGCAGACCTGCATGTCTGTGCCCTGTCGTTTAATGCTGCTTTTCTGCGCTGGGCCGAGCAAGGCAAAGTTACACTGCACGCCGAAGCTTTCCATCCGGCACTGCTGGACGGTTGCTGGCTGGTAATTGCCGCTACACAGCATCGTCAAGTTAATCAGGATATTTTTCAGGCCGCAGAAGCACGACAGTGTTTCTGTAACGTTGTTGATGCGCCGGAACATGCCAGTGCCATTATGCCCTCGATTGTTGCCAGGTCACCACTGACAGTCGCTATTGCCAGTGGTGGATTAGCCCCGGTGATGAGCCGCCTTCTGAGAGAAAAAATTGAAGCATTACTGCCCCATACACTCGGCCCTGTCGTGACTTTTGCGGGTACACTACGGAGACAGATAAAAACTGCTATCCCATGTGGTATTCAACGACGCCGTTTTTGGGAACGTCTGCTGAGCCATACCCCTCTGGCTCAGGCCCTGGCAACAGGTGATCACGCTCGCGCGGCAAAACTGAGTGAACAACTGATCACTGCGCAAAATGAACCGACTGGTTTTGTCACCCTTGTCGGTGCAGGCCCAGGTGACCCAGGTCTCATGACACTTAACGGGTTGCAGCAACTACAACGGGCGGATGTCGTGGTTTATGACAGACTGGTATCCGATGAGATTCTTGAGCTGATACGCAGAGATGCCGAACGCATTCCTGTTGGCAAGCAGGCTGGCCGGCATAGCCACTCACAAACGTCCATCAATCAGCTATTAATCGGCCTGGCTAAACAAGGCAAACACGTGGTTCGCCTGAAAGGTGGTGATCCTTTTATCTTTGGCCGTGGAGCTGAAGAGGCGGATGCCTTACAGCATGAGGGGATTCCATGTACAGTGATTCCCGGTATCACAGCAGCTTCAGGCTGTGCTGCTTATGCAGGTATCCCATTAACGCATCGCGATCATGCGCAAAGTGTACGGTTGATCACCGGTCATGTGCAGGAAAAAAAGAGTCTCAACTGGCGGCAATTAGCAACACCTGGCCAGACACTGGTAATTTATATGGGGTTATCTCAGGCCGCTGAGATCCAGCAGCAATTGACAAACCACGCGATGCCAGCCTCTACACCAGTGGCAGTCATTGAGAATGGAACACGTCCCACTCAACGCACAATCGTTGGTGCTCTGGGACAACTTACAGCGCTCTGCAGCACAGTGATCAGTCCCAGCTTAATCATTGTCGGTGACGTAGTCTCACTGGCAAAACAGTCCGCCACTTCGGATTAAAGACGGCTTACCCTGCACCGTACAATTGTGCAGGGTAGCTTTACTCACTGAGG is a window from the Erwinia sp. genome containing:
- a CDS encoding hypothetical protein (ID:JIFNMEKO_02963;~UPF0270 protein PA3463;~source:Prodigal:2.6) — encoded protein: MIIPWTALDRETLNNVIDSFVLREGTDYGEQELSLAEKSAEILQQLQQGDVVLVWSELHETINIVPHSQFRG
- the prkA gene encoding Phosphoribulokinase 1 (ID:JIFNMEKO_02964;~source:Prodigal:2.6); this encodes MSVKHPVIAVTGSSGAGTSTTSLAFSKLFQRLNVQAAEIEGDSFHRYTRPEMHMAICSGTLNLAT
- a CDS encoding hypothetical protein (ID:JIFNMEKO_02965;~source:Prodigal:2.6), translating into MSKAFTAEFKVEAAKLVLDQNYTHGEAAKAMNVSLSAINRRVKSLRIERQGKRPRGCL
- a CDS encoding hypothetical protein (ID:JIFNMEKO_02966;~source:Prodigal:2.6); this encodes MGPDGTVIARDVADYRALSLVEAVIALRRHPFGLQAPEEPLHRGIIPAVTPATHALLYPTAPQSLPVLTAGIVAALIAVEHHACWLTPKLPGHLQCFDREGRVRRRRYRPAHRFAGEQIQHCCQISPAFSRPDIRHIAAPDLIRRGNRELPVEMVRYFNVFVPAAFVFMRRDLATGDIQLFHQLTGQPSPESDALSADHRGDTSRASRATTGVPDFTDETPFNGTLGVRIPAIFTNVAITASVNTEQPAQWRYRVVRPQTVYYRELFRESDIKSAVAFLGFHSPYQGVVSVFSFP
- the yhfA gene encoding Protein YhfA (ID:JIFNMEKO_02967;~source:Prodigal:2.6) gives rise to the protein MQARVKWVEGLTFLGESASGHQITMDGNSGEKAPSPMEMLLMAAGGCSAIDVVSILQKGRHHVTDCDVRLSGTRRDEVPRVFTEINLHFVVTGKALSESVVARAVALSAEKYCSVALMLNKTVVVTHSHVVVN
- the crp gene encoding cAMP-activated global transcriptional regulator CRP (ID:JIFNMEKO_02968;~source:Prodigal:2.6) translates to MVLGKPQTDPTLEWFLSHCHIHKYPSKSTLIHQGEKAETLYYIVKGSVAVLIKDEEGKEMILSYLNQGDFIGELGLFEEGQERSAWVRAKSACEVAEISYKKFRQLIQVNPDILMRLSAQMARRLQVTSEKVGNLAFLDVTGRIAQTLLNLAKQPDAMTHPDGMQIKITRQEIGQIVGCSRETVGRILKMLEDQNLISAHGKTIVVYGTR
- a CDS encoding hypothetical protein (ID:JIFNMEKO_02969;~source:Prodigal:2.6), which codes for MVMTLLLGITGELSPLHGRLLPGALIAAIFTLSLTGKVPIWQPPALYILVTVLYGLFKAFWFWLWKEQPMRESLSLLYRELACYCEEKYTLLTRLTDPDKALPPLLARQQKVVDLISACYQQMYMLAASRENHHKRLTRSFQVALDLQEHISVSLHQPEEVQK
- a CDS encoding hypothetical protein (ID:JIFNMEKO_02970;~source:Prodigal:2.6), with product MEQSHAEAVIRWNARQIAAQLRKLGDDILYHQLPQRFTMESPLQALEKIARQHSDNPVGQFCYYHFSRIARVLRTQRPLYQRDLMADQQRRLPLLPAIRNYLSLKSTALRTAGRFAVMLAFASSLALFFNLPNLTGYS
- the yccS_2 gene encoding Inner membrane protein YccS (ID:JIFNMEKO_02971;~source:Prodigal:2.6) — encoded protein: MTVMFVSQNSYSATRVRIQHRALGTVAGLIIAAFALRFQAPETITLPLMLLITFISYLFIRKFYGWAMIGFTVTAVYSLQLLSLNGAEFLLPRLLDTLLGCLIAFAGMIWLWPQWQSGLLRQNAHDALETGQQAVRQLLGNEQDSVKLACQRILVNQAHNALFNSLNQAMAEPGFDDRYLADMKLWVTHSQFIVEHINAMTILAREHTMLTADLAARYLEACEVAFQRCQQRLEYDGPGSGIDIMSSQQASRQGPVTILERHLQRILDHLNVMHTISSLAWHARPHHGRWLIRQLKKNNSTWIKKTLKTGVSRLFPDASCLLQCPEVRSVKMAQNVTHRFPHSESSALLLLQH
- the argD gene encoding Acetylornithine/succinyldiaminopimelate aminotransferase (ID:JIFNMEKO_02972;~source:Prodigal:2.6); its protein translation is MTTEKGAVTRATFDEVILPVYAPAQFVPVRGKGSRVWDQQGKEYIDFSGGIAVTALGHCHSALVEALKKQGETLWHISNVFTNEPALRLARKLVDATFADRVFFANSGAEANEAAFKLARYYAASRFTPYKSKIIAFHNGFHGRTLFTVSVGGQPKYSDGFGPKPADIIHVPFNDLAAVKAVIDDHTCAVVVEPIQGEGGVMPATPEFLQGLRTLCDENQALLVFDEVQSGMGRSGKLFAFEHYHVVPDILTTAKALGGGFPVSAMLTTEAIAAVMAPGVHGTTYGGNPLACAVAEAALDIINTPEVLDGVNIRRTHFVSQLNRLSDELDLFSEIRGQGLLIGAALKPQHTGKARDILNAAAEEGLMILNAGTDVLRFAPSLLIEPQDIEEGMMRLEKALKRLF